In Thiospirochaeta perfilievii, a single window of DNA contains:
- the adhE gene encoding bifunctional acetaldehyde-CoA/alcohol dehydrogenase: MEQKKKATMSIGELDSVLERVSASQKLYSNYDQSQVDEIFRVASIRANENRISLAKAAATETGMGIMEDKVIKNHFASEFIFHQYKDAKTCGIIEEDKAYGIKKIAEPYGVICAIIPTTNPTSTAIFKCLIALKTRNAVVISPHPRAKNATIEAARIIRDAAVEAGAPKDLIGWVTEPSMELSNHLMTHPKINLILATGGPGMVKAAYSSGKPAIGVGAGNTPAVIDESADLKTAVSSILLSKTFDNGVICASEQSVIAHKDVYKAVKDEFKARGAHILSKDEKEKVGKLILNEKGMINPAIVGQSAFTIAKLAGFDVDPKAKVLIGEVSKTDVSEPFAHEKLSPILALYSGKDFDEILDKGRLLIELGGFGHTSVLYTDLRNQDRINEFGHIMKTGRVLINTPASQGAIGDLYNFKLAPSLTLGCGSWGGNSVSENVGIKHLLNIKTIAERRENMLWFKIPPKIYHKPGCMPLALTELKGKKRAFIVTDVALYKLGYVEQVTSVLEEMNIDCEVFFDVEPDPTMSMVNKGLERINSFKPDTIVALGGGSPMDAAKIMWLLYEHPEVKFEGLALRFMDIEKRIYSFPEMGKKANMVAIPTTSGTGSEVTPFAVVTDDKTGMKYPIADYALTPNIAIIDSQLVESMPKGLTAASGIDAVTHSLEAFASIMSTDYTNGIALESLRLLFKYLPDAYKNGAEDKKARERVHNASAMAGMAFSNAFLGICHSLAHKLGAAFHIPHGIANAILINHVIKFNATDVPTKQGVFSQYTHPTAKSRYAKIANYLDLGGKDKDEKIANLLEAITSLKNKLDIPKSIKECGVSEEEFLKRVDTLSEEAFDDQCTGANPRFPLISELKQIYLDAYYGL; encoded by the coding sequence ATGGAACAAAAGAAAAAAGCTACAATGAGTATTGGTGAATTGGATTCTGTCTTAGAGAGAGTAAGCGCTAGCCAGAAATTGTATAGTAACTACGATCAAAGCCAGGTGGATGAGATCTTTAGGGTTGCTTCTATTAGAGCAAATGAAAATAGAATCTCTCTAGCTAAAGCTGCAGCAACAGAGACAGGTATGGGGATAATGGAGGATAAGGTAATAAAAAATCACTTTGCCTCTGAGTTTATTTTTCATCAATATAAGGATGCTAAAACATGTGGAATTATAGAAGAGGATAAGGCTTATGGTATTAAAAAAATAGCTGAACCCTACGGTGTTATTTGTGCGATTATTCCAACAACAAATCCTACATCAACAGCAATTTTTAAGTGTTTAATAGCTCTTAAAACTAGAAATGCTGTGGTTATATCTCCCCATCCTAGGGCAAAAAATGCAACTATAGAAGCAGCTAGAATTATACGTGACGCAGCTGTTGAGGCAGGAGCACCAAAGGATTTAATTGGTTGGGTTACAGAGCCTTCTATGGAGTTATCTAACCATTTAATGACTCACCCAAAAATAAATCTGATTTTAGCTACCGGTGGACCTGGTATGGTTAAGGCTGCTTACTCATCTGGTAAACCTGCAATAGGTGTAGGGGCAGGGAACACTCCTGCTGTAATAGACGAGAGTGCGGATTTAAAAACAGCAGTTTCATCTATTTTATTAAGTAAAACCTTTGATAATGGAGTAATTTGTGCCTCTGAACAATCAGTAATTGCCCATAAAGATGTTTACAAAGCTGTTAAAGATGAGTTTAAGGCTAGGGGAGCCCATATATTATCTAAGGATGAGAAAGAGAAGGTTGGAAAGTTAATTCTTAATGAAAAGGGAATGATTAATCCAGCTATTGTTGGTCAATCAGCTTTTACAATTGCAAAACTTGCTGGGTTTGATGTTGATCCTAAAGCTAAAGTTTTAATTGGAGAGGTTTCAAAGACTGATGTTAGCGAACCTTTTGCCCATGAGAAGCTATCCCCAATTTTAGCTCTATATAGTGGTAAGGACTTTGATGAAATATTAGATAAAGGGCGACTTCTTATCGAGTTAGGTGGATTTGGACATACATCAGTATTATACACTGATTTAAGAAATCAAGACCGTATTAATGAGTTTGGTCATATTATGAAAACAGGTCGTGTACTAATAAATACCCCTGCATCCCAGGGTGCCATAGGTGACCTATACAACTTTAAATTAGCTCCATCTCTAACTCTTGGTTGTGGATCCTGGGGAGGAAACTCGGTTAGTGAAAATGTAGGTATTAAGCATCTTCTTAATATTAAAACAATAGCAGAGAGGAGAGAGAATATGTTATGGTTTAAGATTCCACCAAAAATTTATCATAAGCCTGGGTGTATGCCTTTAGCTTTAACAGAGCTTAAGGGTAAAAAAAGAGCTTTTATTGTAACGGATGTTGCACTTTATAAATTAGGATATGTTGAGCAGGTTACATCTGTATTAGAAGAAATGAATATCGACTGCGAGGTATTTTTTGATGTAGAACCTGATCCAACTATGTCTATGGTTAATAAGGGACTAGAGAGAATTAACTCATTTAAACCAGATACTATTGTGGCTTTAGGTGGTGGATCTCCTATGGATGCTGCAAAAATTATGTGGCTTTTATATGAACATCCAGAGGTTAAATTCGAGGGTCTTGCCCTAAGATTTATGGATATAGAGAAGAGAATTTACTCTTTCCCTGAAATGGGTAAAAAAGCAAATATGGTTGCAATCCCTACAACATCTGGTACAGGTTCCGAGGTTACTCCCTTTGCTGTTGTAACAGATGATAAAACTGGGATGAAGTACCCAATTGCTGACTACGCTTTAACACCAAACATTGCAATTATTGATTCTCAATTAGTTGAATCTATGCCTAAAGGGTTAACTGCTGCTTCAGGAATAGATGCTGTTACCCACTCATTAGAAGCTTTTGCATCTATTATGTCTACAGACTATACAAATGGTATCGCCCTAGAGTCTTTACGACTTCTTTTTAAATATTTACCTGATGCATATAAAAATGGTGCAGAGGATAAAAAGGCTAGGGAGAGGGTTCACAACGCATCAGCTATGGCTGGTATGGCTTTTAGTAATGCATTTTTAGGAATATGTCACTCTTTAGCCCATAAACTAGGAGCAGCTTTCCATATTCCCCATGGAATTGCCAATGCTATTTTAATTAACCATGTTATTAAGTTTAATGCTACAGATGTACCTACTAAACAGGGTGTTTTCTCCCAATATACACACCCTACTGCAAAGTCTAGATATGCAAAGATTGCAAACTATTTAGATTTAGGAGGTAAGGATAAGGATGAAAAAATAGCTAACTTATTAGAAGCAATTACTTCCCTTAAAAATAAATTAGATATTCCTAAATCTATTAAAGAGTGTGGAGTTAGTGAAGAAGAGTTCTTAAAAAGAGTTGATACATTATCTGAAGAGGCATTTGATGACCAATGTACAGGTGCCAACCCACGATTTCCTCTAATTTCTGAACTTAAACAGATCTACCTTGATGCTTACTACGGATTATAA
- a CDS encoding DUF5312 family protein, producing the protein MLADLIEKIMTLIGGKDDPNSKNKKLIKEIKKSLKKSNKLFNVKKDEVTSTLAQFFYNLYKIVGPFNDILSNIDSSKAFKRMIVESYMSEKQLEAVDRLTGDEINKRLLSSKNVKLTASQVQKEIIGLVSSFSSELTNQINESYNLLLIFRDLSCFNYYFLLKKFDSRLPNYDFVYKPSFSDISASYVSEDLKDFLEILQIFNASNNWKEIFVILEKYRSNMSIDIKSWNKVLRSIQDIKSSNILLNIVKVVDENPYYEVKSTYNDNSIVEDYIKVIRDDAEEALKGVLKQKKEQAIGKYIEMIFGDVGSVERNKYYTKHANITYEKKELEGYTYVDPINYLRAYFLDYFKTETKPVIEVLLIQGQWATHVTSQEFSEAFHKIQEFLPKTIELDSSLADEEPVGARIKTMLRKSGKDMIAKNALDSEIKTVNKQAKIIVEGSVQNLIILGNVIKAILEEFKSGKVEAIINWKELQNTQEEPLEEMMLRTYKKLFYMVQLIQQTLKGI; encoded by the coding sequence ATGCTAGCTGATTTAATTGAAAAAATTATGACCCTAATAGGGGGGAAAGATGACCCTAACTCAAAGAATAAAAAACTCATAAAAGAGATAAAAAAAAGTCTTAAAAAGAGTAATAAACTATTTAATGTTAAAAAGGATGAGGTAACCTCTACATTAGCCCAGTTTTTTTATAATTTATATAAAATTGTAGGTCCTTTTAACGACATATTAAGTAATATTGACTCATCTAAAGCATTTAAACGTATGATTGTAGAGAGTTATATGTCTGAAAAGCAGTTAGAAGCTGTTGATAGACTTACTGGTGACGAGATTAATAAGAGGTTGTTATCCAGTAAAAACGTAAAGTTAACTGCCAGTCAGGTTCAGAAGGAGATAATAGGATTAGTTTCAAGTTTTTCTAGTGAGCTGACTAATCAGATTAATGAATCATACAATCTCCTCCTTATTTTTAGGGATTTATCATGTTTTAATTATTATTTCTTATTAAAAAAATTCGATTCTAGGCTTCCAAATTATGATTTTGTTTATAAACCTAGTTTTAGTGATATTAGTGCTAGTTACGTCTCGGAGGATTTAAAAGACTTTTTAGAAATTCTGCAAATTTTTAATGCAAGTAATAATTGGAAGGAAATTTTTGTAATATTAGAAAAGTATAGATCAAATATGAGTATTGATATTAAGAGCTGGAATAAGGTCTTAAGGTCAATACAGGATATTAAGAGTTCTAATATACTACTGAATATAGTAAAGGTTGTAGATGAGAATCCATACTACGAAGTTAAATCTACATATAATGACAACTCAATTGTTGAAGACTATATTAAAGTAATTCGAGATGATGCAGAAGAGGCTTTAAAGGGTGTATTAAAACAGAAAAAAGAGCAAGCAATTGGAAAGTATATTGAGATGATCTTTGGGGATGTGGGATCTGTCGAAAGAAATAAATACTATACAAAACACGCAAATATAACATACGAGAAAAAAGAGTTAGAGGGGTATACATATGTTGACCCTATTAACTATTTAAGGGCTTACTTTTTAGATTATTTTAAAACAGAAACTAAGCCTGTTATAGAGGTTCTATTAATCCAGGGACAGTGGGCCACCCATGTTACTAGCCAAGAGTTCTCTGAAGCTTTCCATAAAATTCAGGAATTTTTACCAAAAACAATAGAGTTGGATTCATCCTTAGCGGATGAGGAGCCTGTTGGTGCTAGGATAAAAACTATGTTAAGAAAATCTGGTAAGGATATGATTGCTAAAAATGCCCTAGATAGTGAGATAAAAACTGTTAATAAACAGGCTAAAATAATAGTTGAAGGTTCCGTTCAAAATCTAATAATTCTAGGTAATGTAATAAAGGCGATTTTAGAAGAGTTTAAAAGTGGTAAGGTAGAAGCCATTATTAACTGGAAAGAGTTACAAAACACCCAAGAGGAACCATTAGAAGAGATGATGTTAAGAACATATAAAAAGCTCTTCTATATGGTTCAACTGATACAGCAAACTTTAAAGGGTATATAG
- the hflX gene encoding GTPase HflX, producing MSSDLELVDNGNILSEKCEAAFLVGIRERGESDIDAQEHLDELKSLVDTMGINVVDSELAIIREPNPKLFIGSGKLEELVEKAKSINADLIIFDAELSPRQQRNIEEQAGMTVIDRQEVILDIFADRANTKEATLQVQLARLEYSLPRLTRAWTHLSRQRGGAKGNRGKGETQLESDRRMVLKYITSLKKEIKEVKKTRELMRKKRAERPVPSAAIVGYTNAGKSSLLNFLTGSDVLAEDKLFATLDPTSRKISLPGGREFILTDTVGFIRKLPHDLVDAFKSTLEEAAFADFIIHVLDITNPNIMHHHTVTLEVLEDLGIKDKKIITVLNKIDALKEGSIEELNLLKFPNAVKISTYTGEGVDNLRERVNTLLLELHSEIKLLIPLDRWDIIALLKREGTVLKEEYMDNGIEVIVSVSNKIKSQLKEYIV from the coding sequence ATGAGTAGTGATTTAGAATTAGTAGACAATGGAAATATATTATCAGAGAAGTGCGAAGCAGCCTTCCTTGTTGGAATAAGAGAGAGAGGGGAGAGTGATATCGATGCCCAAGAGCATCTTGATGAGCTTAAATCCCTTGTTGATACAATGGGTATTAATGTTGTCGATTCCGAATTAGCAATAATTAGGGAACCTAACCCAAAACTATTTATAGGTTCTGGAAAGTTAGAAGAGTTAGTAGAAAAGGCAAAAAGTATCAATGCAGATTTAATTATTTTTGATGCAGAATTATCACCAAGACAACAACGTAATATTGAAGAACAAGCTGGAATGACTGTTATTGATAGGCAGGAAGTAATATTAGATATATTTGCAGATAGGGCAAATACAAAGGAAGCAACACTCCAAGTACAACTTGCAAGATTAGAGTACTCCCTACCACGGCTTACAAGGGCCTGGACCCATCTATCTAGACAAAGAGGTGGAGCAAAGGGTAATAGAGGTAAGGGGGAGACCCAATTAGAGAGTGATAGAAGAATGGTTTTAAAATACATAACCTCACTTAAAAAAGAGATTAAAGAGGTAAAAAAAACCAGGGAACTAATGCGAAAAAAAAGGGCCGAACGTCCTGTTCCTTCCGCAGCTATTGTTGGATATACAAATGCAGGGAAATCATCACTATTGAACTTTTTAACAGGTAGTGATGTTCTAGCCGAAGATAAACTGTTTGCGACACTAGACCCAACCTCTAGAAAGATATCTTTACCAGGTGGTCGAGAGTTTATATTAACCGATACAGTAGGATTTATTAGAAAGCTACCCCATGACCTTGTAGATGCCTTTAAATCGACCCTTGAAGAGGCAGCCTTTGCTGACTTTATAATTCATGTATTAGATATAACCAATCCAAATATAATGCATCACCATACTGTAACCCTTGAAGTCCTAGAGGACCTGGGGATTAAGGATAAAAAAATAATAACAGTTTTAAATAAAATTGACGCCCTCAAAGAAGGGTCTATTGAAGAATTAAATCTCCTCAAATTCCCAAATGCAGTAAAAATTTCAACATATACAGGAGAGGGTGTAGATAACCTAAGGGAGAGGGTAAACACTCTACTTTTAGAACTCCACTCTGAGATAAAACTTCTAATACCCTTAGATAGATGGGATATAATAGCCTTACTTAAAAGAGAGGGAACAGTATTAAAAGAAGAGTATATGGATAATGGTATAGAAGTTATCGTATCAGTATCAAATAAAATTAAGAGTCAATTAAAAGAGTATATAGTTTAA
- a CDS encoding aminotransferase class I/II-fold pyridoxal phosphate-dependent enzyme, translated as MNSLALNLNNILNETQAGFLLSSMGKKLYFPKGIVAQSAEASAKANKYNATAGMAFNKKKPLILSGLSYNINNMDTNDYITYAPTPGVMELRELWKSQIIKKNPGLENIHTSLPIVVPGLTSGISNTADLFLDPGDNLVIPDLFWGNYQLIFEIRKEVNIKRFSFLGVIKLIQPL; from the coding sequence ATGAATAGTTTAGCTTTGAATTTAAATAACATTTTAAATGAAACTCAGGCAGGGTTCTTACTGTCAAGTATGGGGAAGAAACTATATTTCCCTAAAGGAATTGTTGCACAATCAGCTGAAGCATCTGCTAAAGCTAACAAATATAATGCAACTGCAGGTATGGCTTTTAACAAAAAAAAGCCACTTATTTTGTCCGGGTTAAGTTACAACATAAATAATATGGATACAAATGATTATATTACTTATGCTCCAACACCAGGTGTAATGGAACTACGAGAGTTGTGGAAAAGCCAGATTATTAAAAAAAATCCAGGCCTAGAAAATATTCACACCTCCCTACCAATAGTTGTTCCAGGTTTAACAAGTGGTATTAGTAACACAGCAGACCTATTCTTAGATCCAGGAGATAACTTAGTTATTCCAGATCTATTCTGGGGAAATTATCAATTGATATTCGAAATTCGAAAAGAGGTTAATATTAAAAGATTCTCTTTTTTAGGGGTAATAAAATTGATACAGCCTCTTTAA
- a CDS encoding LysM peptidoglycan-binding domain-containing protein, whose translation MTKLKFTIVLLSIFIISCASTPEVVEEPTQEEVIVEPEVEEVIQEEEIIEVAPEPVIEEKVVIEEEPIIEEEVEPVYIPEPLDETLLAKAKKEIFKAEEARAKTYFPGRLNDLKKKLAKATELKESDPDQSRVLLNEISSESLALIEDSLEALKVACINILNSQSEKLLKIKADKYTPKEFLLSQSQKDESIKAFEEGDFTKSLAIYRVAYTSMSNLYNSLSTNMGYIDNLLRIINNYRVEAKTIDVEKWAPTEYNLAVDSYITAQNLLYNEYDAVNGEAALRETLFLAKKAIEQARINIDVAKTDQEILELMNQLESASTLTVLDREDNIISPEEWTGEVKLKEKPIEAKVEKEETSGLTPIDLEKNVDVEFPVIEGETGVLGIQETRRTLLAEAKELWQLGIEARNSGDLVKAGEYLAKSKVYLDEYKSMAVDYIYTVVLNPEKRDCLWRIAEKEEFYGDPLLWQNIWERNKKLIQDPDLIYPGWKLIIPPLN comes from the coding sequence ATGACAAAATTAAAATTCACAATTGTATTATTATCAATTTTCATAATTTCATGTGCATCTACCCCTGAAGTAGTAGAAGAGCCAACTCAAGAAGAAGTGATTGTAGAACCTGAGGTAGAAGAGGTTATTCAGGAAGAGGAGATTATCGAAGTAGCTCCTGAGCCTGTTATTGAAGAAAAGGTAGTAATAGAGGAAGAGCCTATAATAGAGGAAGAAGTTGAACCTGTTTATATACCTGAACCTCTAGATGAGACTCTTCTGGCAAAGGCTAAAAAAGAGATTTTTAAGGCTGAAGAAGCTAGGGCTAAAACCTATTTCCCTGGTAGATTAAATGATTTAAAAAAGAAATTAGCTAAGGCTACCGAGCTTAAAGAGAGTGACCCTGACCAATCTAGAGTTCTACTAAATGAGATTAGCAGTGAGTCTTTAGCCCTGATAGAAGACTCCCTAGAAGCCTTGAAAGTAGCATGTATAAATATATTAAATAGTCAGTCTGAAAAGTTACTTAAGATTAAAGCTGATAAGTATACCCCAAAGGAATTTTTATTATCCCAGTCCCAAAAGGATGAAAGTATAAAAGCATTTGAAGAGGGGGATTTTACTAAATCCTTAGCTATATACAGAGTAGCTTATACTTCAATGTCAAACCTTTATAACTCACTCTCTACTAATATGGGATATATAGATAATTTATTAAGAATTATAAATAATTATCGTGTTGAAGCAAAAACTATAGATGTGGAAAAATGGGCTCCTACAGAGTATAACTTAGCAGTAGATAGTTATATAACTGCTCAAAATTTACTCTATAACGAGTATGATGCAGTAAATGGAGAGGCAGCATTAAGAGAGACACTTTTTCTTGCAAAAAAAGCCATTGAACAGGCTAGAATAAATATTGATGTAGCAAAAACAGACCAAGAGATTTTAGAACTGATGAACCAGTTAGAATCAGCTTCTACACTTACTGTTTTAGATAGAGAAGATAACATAATCTCCCCTGAAGAGTGGACAGGAGAAGTTAAGTTAAAGGAAAAACCAATTGAAGCTAAAGTTGAAAAGGAAGAGACATCTGGATTAACTCCTATAGATTTAGAGAAAAATGTTGATGTTGAATTTCCGGTAATTGAAGGTGAAACTGGAGTTTTAGGAATACAGGAGACAAGAAGAACACTACTAGCTGAGGCTAAAGAGCTATGGCAACTAGGAATTGAGGCAAGAAATAGTGGTGATCTTGTAAAGGCAGGTGAATATTTAGCAAAGTCAAAAGTTTATCTAGATGAGTATAAGTCTATGGCAGTAGACTACATATATACTGTTGTTTTAAATCCCGAAAAAAGGGATTGTTTGTGGAGAATCGCGGAAAAAGAAGAATTCTATGGTGACCCACTATTATGGCAGAATATATGGGAAAGGAATAAAAAATTAATTCAGGACCCTGACTTAATTTATCCAGGATGGAAATTAATTATTCCACCTTTAAACTAA
- a CDS encoding aminotransferase class I/II-fold pyridoxal phosphate-dependent enzyme: MLFFRGNKIDTASLKETLISSTKNNKVSLLLNFPNNPTGYSPTLEEANLISSVIKEVAEMGIKVCVITDDAYFGLFYEDDIYKESIFSLLADIHENVLAVKVDGATKEDYSWGLRVGFITFAGKGLEKRHTDALEQKLMGAVRSSFSSSSKLSQALVIKALKSDTYDSEKAEFEKIMKDRYLKVKEILEKRTNGLKLQEYPFNSGYFMNFKTPSGFNEQLRVELLKHGVGTISLGDTSFRIAYSSVDKEDLEDLFQIIFTCSDNLQ; this comes from the coding sequence ATTCTCTTTTTTAGGGGTAATAAAATTGATACAGCCTCTTTAAAAGAGACCTTAATAAGTTCAACAAAAAATAATAAAGTATCTCTACTACTTAATTTCCCCAATAATCCAACAGGTTACTCTCCTACCTTAGAGGAAGCAAACCTGATAAGCAGTGTTATAAAAGAAGTAGCAGAGATGGGAATTAAAGTGTGTGTAATTACAGATGATGCCTACTTTGGTCTATTTTATGAAGATGATATATATAAAGAGTCAATCTTCTCCCTGTTAGCAGATATTCATGAAAACGTATTAGCTGTTAAAGTTGATGGTGCTACTAAAGAGGATTATTCCTGGGGACTACGTGTTGGTTTTATTACATTTGCAGGTAAGGGTCTTGAAAAGAGACATACCGATGCCCTAGAACAAAAACTTATGGGTGCAGTAAGATCATCCTTCTCCAGTTCTTCTAAATTAAGCCAAGCCCTGGTTATAAAAGCACTTAAAAGTGATACATATGATTCAGAAAAAGCTGAGTTTGAAAAAATTATGAAGGACAGATATTTAAAGGTTAAAGAGATTTTAGAAAAGAGGACAAATGGTTTAAAACTACAAGAGTATCCATTTAACTCAGGTTACTTTATGAATTTTAAGACACCTTCAGGTTTTAATGAACAGTTAAGAGTTGAACTTTTAAAACATGGAGTAGGAACAATATCCCTTGGGGATACAAGTTTCAGAATTGCATATTCAAGTGTAGATAAAGAAGATTTAGAAGATCTATTTCAAATTATCTTTACTTGTTCTGATAATCTTCAATAA
- a CDS encoding ABC transporter ATP-binding protein — translation MAEVKLKDIVKVYDGGVKAVDNVNIDIKDEEFVVLVGPSGCGKSTTLRMIAGLEDITDGELTIDGKRMNEEAPKDRDIAMVFQNYALYPHMTVRDNMAFGLKIRKYAKEEIESRVAEAAGILEIEELLDRKPKALSGGQRQRVAVGRAIVRKPKVFLFDEPLSNLDAKLRVQMRTEISALHTRLQATMIYVTHDQIEAMTMGDKIVVMKGGVIQQIGSPLSLYNEPINQFVASFIGSPAMNTVRAKVREENGKVIVDEGGFVVTVPADKEEVMRTYVGKDVLMGIRPEDSAVDTSATQAAYIKGTIEVVEPLGDETILYVSTADHQIVCKVEPTSIVKVGEELTLTPNVDKIKFFDIETEKSIFYKG, via the coding sequence ATGGCTGAAGTTAAATTAAAAGACATCGTAAAAGTATACGATGGAGGTGTTAAAGCAGTAGATAATGTTAATATTGACATTAAAGATGAAGAGTTCGTAGTACTTGTTGGTCCTTCAGGTTGTGGTAAATCAACAACTTTAAGAATGATCGCTGGTCTAGAAGATATCACTGATGGTGAATTAACTATTGATGGTAAAAGAATGAACGAGGAAGCTCCAAAAGATAGAGATATCGCCATGGTATTCCAAAACTACGCACTTTACCCACATATGACAGTTAGAGACAATATGGCTTTTGGTCTAAAAATTAGAAAATATGCTAAAGAAGAGATTGAATCAAGGGTTGCTGAAGCAGCTGGTATTCTTGAAATTGAAGAGCTATTAGATAGAAAACCTAAAGCGTTATCAGGTGGTCAAAGACAAAGGGTTGCTGTTGGTAGAGCAATTGTTAGAAAGCCTAAAGTTTTCTTATTTGATGAGCCTTTATCAAACCTTGATGCTAAACTAAGAGTACAGATGAGAACTGAGATTTCAGCTCTTCATACAAGATTACAAGCTACAATGATCTATGTAACACATGACCAAATTGAAGCTATGACAATGGGTGATAAAATCGTTGTAATGAAAGGTGGAGTTATCCAACAAATTGGTTCTCCTTTAAGTTTATATAACGAACCAATTAACCAATTTGTAGCATCTTTTATCGGATCTCCTGCAATGAACACAGTAAGAGCAAAAGTAAGAGAAGAGAATGGTAAAGTTATTGTTGATGAGGGTGGATTTGTTGTAACAGTTCCTGCTGATAAAGAAGAAGTTATGAGAACTTATGTTGGAAAAGACGTTCTAATGGGAATTAGACCTGAAGATTCAGCTGTTGATACAAGTGCAACTCAAGCTGCTTATATTAAAGGAACTATTGAAGTTGTAGAGCCTTTAGGAGATGAGACAATTTTATATGTTAGTACAGCAGATCACCAAATTGTATGTAAAGTAGAGCCTACTTCTATTGTTAAAGTTGGTGAAGAGTTAACATTAACTCCAAATGTTGATAAAATTAAATTCTTTGATATTGAGACTGAAAAATCAATTTTTTACAAAGGTTAA
- a CDS encoding TIGR01212 family radical SAM protein (This family includes YhcC from E. coli K-12, an uncharacterized radical SAM protein.), producing MQRRLFYTYSDYLYNKYGKTVYRVGVDGGFSCPNKTNGRETHGCSFCGSFGARSAYLGDSEVIINEQVTKSISFLKRRYDAQDFILYFQAYSNTYDHVDRLKHVYDYGLSLGNFRELVVSTRPDCISKEICELLSSYKRDDFDVWVELGIQTVNDESLKRINRGHTYSQFIDAYKMLKSYGIKIAVHFIFGLPGEDFTDILNSVKKIAVLKPDGVKFHNLHIPTGTVMYEEYLRGELSFPSSLRHAEYVATAIEYLDPKTVVMRVNTDTPGSRHSVPGFFLDKSIVYNRITEILNSRKSYQGKLSGER from the coding sequence ATGCAGCGGAGATTGTTTTATACGTATAGCGATTATCTATACAATAAATATGGGAAAACAGTATATAGGGTAGGGGTCGATGGTGGCTTTTCTTGTCCTAATAAGACAAATGGTCGAGAGACTCATGGTTGCAGCTTTTGTGGAAGCTTTGGGGCAAGAAGTGCATATTTAGGTGATAGCGAAGTTATTATAAATGAACAGGTTACAAAGAGTATTAGCTTTTTAAAAAGACGATATGATGCCCAAGACTTTATTCTCTATTTTCAAGCCTATTCAAATACATATGACCATGTTGATCGTTTAAAACATGTCTATGACTACGGTTTATCCCTGGGAAATTTTAGAGAGTTAGTAGTCTCTACAAGACCTGACTGTATCTCTAAGGAGATATGCGAGCTTCTAAGTAGTTATAAAAGGGATGATTTTGATGTTTGGGTTGAACTAGGTATTCAGACTGTTAATGATGAATCTTTAAAAAGAATAAATAGGGGACATACTTACAGTCAGTTTATAGATGCCTATAAAATGTTAAAAAGTTATGGTATTAAAATAGCTGTTCATTTTATTTTTGGTTTGCCAGGAGAAGATTTTACCGATATTCTAAATAGTGTAAAAAAAATCGCTGTTTTAAAGCCAGATGGTGTTAAGTTTCATAATCTTCATATACCTACAGGAACTGTTATGTATGAGGAGTATTTAAGAGGGGAGTTATCCTTTCCATCTAGTTTAAGACATGCTGAGTATGTAGCAACTGCCATTGAATATTTAGATCCTAAGACGGTGGTTATGAGGGTAAATACAGATACCCCTGGCAGTAGGCACTCTGTTCCAGGATTTTTCTTGGATAAATCAATTGTTTACAATAGAATTACAGAGATATTAAATAGTAGAAAAAGTTATCAGGGGAAGTTGAGTGGAGAGAGATAA